In Anaerolineae bacterium, the genomic stretch AGGCAATACTGACAACAGGTTCATACGATCCTGGATTTAAAGCAGAACGGTTTGAAAACCCTGATGAATGGACCCGTGAAAAGATAATCAGACGTGCGGCTGCAATCTCAACAGATAAGGGACAAAGCGGAAATTTCGACGATTAACCATGCAAAAAAAAATATTCTGCCATTTTTGCGGAAACAGGCTTGTTGAAAAAAGGGTTAATGATAACAAACGGCTCTTCTGTGAGCAATGCAATCAGCCGATTTACGAAAACCCGATACCTGCCTCATGCATTGTTGTAATTGATAAAAATGAAAGGGTGCTTCTTGTTAAACGGAAAGTGGAGCCCAGCAAAGGGGTTTGGTGTCTTCCTGGCGGATTCATGGAGCTTGGAGAGACTCCTGAACTTGCTGCTTTAAGAGAACTCAAAGAGGAAACAGGCCTTTCCGGTCAGATAGAGATGCTTTTAGGTATCACCTCAAACAACAGCCCTCAATATGACACCGTGTTTATGGTCGGCTATCTTGTAAAAATCTATTCCGGCATCCTTAAAGCCGGAGATGATGCATCTGAAGCAGCATATTTCCATCCTGATGATTTGCCGGAAATCGCATTTAAAAGCCATAAAAAATTCATCAGGATATATTACGCGGCTTACTCATGAAAGGTGTTAGGTGTTAGGTGTTAGGTATTAGGTGAACGTCCAACATCGAACATTGAACATCGAACGTCGAATAATGATGTCGCTCCGCTCCTCAAATTATTCTAAAATCGAATAAAAAAACAAATTTGATACTCGTAACGAAAATCTTAATTAATTCTTCTGTTTCTTCATCTTTTCCCATTCAACATTCGATGTTGGACGTTCGATGTTCGATGTTCATTTTTTTTAATCCCTCAATCCTCTAATCCTCTAATCCCCTGACCCCTGACCCCTGACCCCTGATCCCTGTTACTCTGGCTTGAGTTTTCCGGAAAAAAGCGCGTCAAGGTAAAATTTTGCAATCGGATCCATGCCTTCAAAACTGTGGGTGCTTTTTTCATTTTTCTTTGCTATTTCATTTCTGATGCCGGATGCCATGGTTTTGCCGAGCTCAACTCCAAACTGATCAAATGGATTAATGCCCCAGACAAATGCCTCAAAAACCGTTTTAGCCTCATAAAAGGCTAAAAGACGGCCCATGTTTTCCGGCGACAGATCATTTAAGAGAATTGTTGAGGAGGGTCTGTTGCCTGAAAAATATTTTGCCCCGTCCTTATCTTTCTTGCCGGCTGCAAGGGCCATGGGCTGAGCAATGAAATTCGCCCAGAGTTCCTGATGATTGGTAACCCCTTTTGATTTGCAATGATACTGTTCGTATTGCGGCCTGATTGCTCCGATAAAATCGATCGGAAACGCACGCCCCTGATGCGCAAGTTGAAAAAATGAATGCTGCGCATTTGTGCCGGGCTCTCCAAAAAGAACAACACCTGTGGGTTCATCAAGAATATCTCCGTCCTCGGTCACGGATTTTCCGTTGCTTTCCATATAAAGCTGCTGGATATGAGGTGCCAGCCTGTGCAATGGAGATGCGTATGGGATAATAGCCTGGTTCTGATATCCCAGGAAGTTATTGTTCCATATACCTATCATAGCTGCAACAATGGGGAGATTCTCATGCAAAGGGGCGGATTTCGCATGATTATCCATCTCCTCTGCGCCTTTTAAAAACCTTTCAAACCTGTCATATCCTAAAATCAGACTCAGAGGAACACCTCCGACTGCTGAGGTAACGCTGTATCTTCCCCCTATGAAATCGAACATGCGAAAAGAGTGTAAAACCGAACCGCTGCCCGAATCTCCGGGGCTACCCTTGCCTGTTACTGTTACAAGGTGTTTTGCAGGATCAAGGCCCCTGTCCTTTATAAAGCTTATTGCAAGATTAGCATTTGCAATGGTTTCAGCGGTTGTATAGCTTTTGGAAATAACTATCCAGATGGTTGTTTCAGGATCAATGCATGAGGCCACTCTTCCGAAATTGTGGATATCAACATTTGAAAGATAATGGATCTCAATCCCTTTATCCGCATAAGCATACAAGGCATTTGAAACAAACTCGCCGCCAAGATACGACCCGCCGATTCCAATGACAACTACATGTTTAAAAGGCTTGCCTGTTGATCCCGTTATTTTTTTCTCATGCACCTTTGAGACAAATTCTTTTATATCATCTCTGACCTCTCTTATTTCAGGCATTACATCTATATTATCCACAAAAACAGGTTCACCTGAAAAGCTCCTTGATGCTGTATGAAGAGCCGCCCTGTTTTCTGTAATATTTACCTTTTCCCCGCTTGCCATGCGGTTAAAGTGATGTTTTAATTTTCTTGTCTCGGCAAGCTCAAATAAAAGATCCATACACTTCTCATCAACTCTCTGGCGTGAAAAATCATAAAAGATGTCTGCGCCATGCAGAGAAAAATTTTCAAGTCTGTTTTTATCTTTTACAAGATTCCTCAAATGCTTTTCAGGGGTATCCATTATTTTTGCATGACGCAAAAGTTTTTGCCATGCTAAAACATCATGAAGTTTCAAGGTGTTCATGCAATCCTCATCATTAAAAACCTTAATAATCTGTTAAATCTGCGTAATATGTGGATTAAACCCTTTTTGAGCATGATACTGTTTTAGATAAAATACCGTGTATTTCATCTAAAATTTTACAGGTATCCGCACACTCGGGAAAATCATTCTGTTTGTCGCAATCCCTGCATGGGCTTTTTACAAAATATCCGATTTCAAAATCGAATATGTAATTAAACATGTTTTTTTTGGTTAAATATTTCAAAATATCCTGTTCTCACGCAAAGGTGCCGAGCCGCTAAAAATATAGTTTTGAGTTTTGAATTTTGAATGCAGGAAAAACCGTTTTTAATTATTAATTTAACATTCAGAACTCAAAATTAGAAATTGTTCTCTAATCCCTCAATCCTTATATTTCTACCATAATAGTTTTGACTTAAAGTTTCAAGCAAAATACAAAATCAGGTTTAAACGAAGATTTTTCCCCGGAGTTTTACAAATGCAGATGGTTTATTGCATATTAGGTGCTATCTGATATATTGTAAAATTATATGTTGTTATACTATTTAAAAAGGAAATACTCTAATTTATGAAACCTGCAGATAGCCTTCCAAAGTCGCTGGAAAACGATTTTAATATTAAATGGAAATCGCTATGCGTTTCAGCCCGATTTGCAAAAAACATTTCGCGGGATAATCCTGAAATTTTTGCGGCCCTTAAACAGGTCTTTGCCTTTAGCGATTTTGTTGCGAGAAGCTGTATCCATACTCCTGAACTGCTCAAAAATCTTATTGAAAGCAATGATCTCCAAAGGGGTTATAAGGCGAATGAATACAACGATAAGCTTAAAACCGCCATCCAATCCCCGGCATCCAGCCTCCAGCATATTTTTAGACGATTCAGGATTTATGAAATGGTACGCATTGCCTGGCGCGACCTTGCCGGATGGGCGGATCTTAAAGAAACAATGGCTGATCTTTCAGCCCTTGCCGATGCCTGCATAACCCACGCGCTTTCACATCTGTATGACCAGCAATGTTTGAAACACGGCATACCCACAGGCCCTGACGGCTCCGAGCAACACCTTGTGGTTATAGGAATGGGCAAGCTTGGAGCGTGTGAACTCAATTTTTCTTCAGACATTGATCTAATCTTTGCCTATCCCGAACCTGGAAAAACAAAGGGTAAAACAGTATCAATAAGCAATGAAGAGTTTTTTGTGGGCCTTTGCAGACATTTTTTTAATGTTATCAGCGCAACCACATCAGAAGGTTTTGTTTTTCGGGTAGATACACGCCTTAGACCTTATGGGGGAAGCGGCCCTCTGGTTATGAGCTTCGATAACATGGAGGCTTACTATCAGAGGCAGGGAAGAGAATGGGAACGTTACGCGTGGATCAAGGCCAGAATTGTGGCTGATGAAAAAGGGGCGGGCAAAAATCTTCTTGAAATGCTCCAGCCTTTTGTTTACCGCAGATATCTGGATTTTGGAGTCTTTGAATCTTTAAGGGAAATGAAAAATAAAATTTCACTTGAAGTTAAGAATAAAGGGATGAAAAGCAATATTAAGCTTGGCCCCGGAGGAATACGGGAGATAGAATTCTTCGGCCAGATATTTCAGCTTATACGCGGCGGCGTTACCCCTGTTCTTCGGGAACGCCGCATCCATAATGTATTAACAGCCTTATTCCAAAATAATTACATAGAGCAAGCCACTTGCGATGAACTTATAAAAGCATATAATTTTTTGCGCAACGCCGAACACCGGCTCCAGGAATTTTCCGACCGGCAAACCCACCAGCTTCCGCTGGACTCTATAGGCAGAGAACGCCTCGCCGTATCAATGGGTTTTGTTGACTGGGAATCTTTTTCTTTGCGCCTTAACAGACACATGGAAAGGGTTCATTATCATTTCAATGCATTGCTGGCTGAAAAAGAACCGGATGGCCGGATAGAATGTAATAAACAAGAAGCAAAAATAGAAATCGAATTAAAGGGCATCTGGCAAAACCTTATAGATAATGAAAAAAGTATAAATCTGCTTTCTGATGCCGGATTTGACAAGCCTGAAAAAGTGTTACTCCTGTTGGATCATCTTCGCAACGATTCGCATACTCGCGCGCTCAGCATCGAAGGCCGGAAACGGCTCGACAGGCTAATTCCGCTTGTCCTGCAAGAAATCGGCAAATCCAGGCTCCCTTATTCCATCCTGAATCGCATAATCGATTTGATTAAAACCATTGAAAGGCGAACATGCTACATAGCCCTTCTACTGGAAAATCCGACAGCGCTTACCCATCTGATCAAGCTTGCAAATGCCGGCCCATGGATTATCTCGTTTCTATCCAATCATCCTGTGCTTCTTGACGAACTGCTTGACCAGCGCACCTTGTATGTGCCGCCTGAAAGGAATGAACTTGAAAAAGAGGTGCAAAAAAAGCTTGAGCCGATTCCTCATGATGATCTAGAAAGCCAGATACAGGAATTATGCATATTTAAACAGGTTAACATATTGCGAGTGGCTGCGGCAGATGTTACCGGCGCGATGAAGCTGATGAGAACCAGCGATCATCTTACCGAAATTGCGGAAACAATAGTAAATAAAGTTATTGAATTAGCCTGGAATTATCTGATTGAAAAACACGGCGCACCAACCTGCGTTACAGGCGGACATGCAATTGACAAAGGGTTTGCTGTAATCGCCTATGGAAAACTTGGTGGGATTGAACTTGGATATGGCTCTGATCTTGACCTGGTTTTTCTTCACGCGGGCACAAAGGGGCAAACAAAGGGTGGCATGCGCCCTATTGACAATTCACAATTTTTTGCGCGCCTTGGGCAGAGAATAGTCCATATCCTGACAACGCATACTGCCGCGGGCATGCTTTATAAAATCGACATGAGGCTGCGCCCCAGCGGAAGCGCCGGCCCTCTGGTCGGCCACATTGAATCGTTTCGTGATTATCAGATAAAAAATGCCTGGACATGGGAACACCAGGCGCTTGTAAGGGCAAGGCCGATAAGCGGCAATATTGAGCTGTTAAAATACTTTCAAAAAATAAGAAAAGAGGCGCTCGCGCGTCCCAGGAATAAATCCTTGCTTCAAGAAGAGGTATGCGCCATGCGTGAACGTATGCGCAGGGAACTCTTAAGCCCTGAACCCGAGATGTTTGATCTGATACAGGATAAAGGTGGAATTGTTGACATTGAATTTCTGGTTCAATATCTGGTGCTTTTAAAATCTCACGAATATGCCGAGCTTTTAAAATGGACCGATAATGTGCGTATTCTTGAAACACTGACACAAACAGGAATAATCGATAAAGACATTGCGATTCTTCTCAAAGAGGCTTTTCTCACCTATAGATCTGCGGTACACAAACTCAGGCTCCAGGAAAAACCTGCCAGAATACCTGAAAACGAATTTTATGGTTTGCGGCAAAAGGTAAAAAAAATCTGGAAACTCTTTCTTGAAGAGTAAAGGTTTTAATATCTCGAATCAGCATACTCAACCCATCCGCCCGCATCTACGAGTGATCGATCAAAATCGGAAACATTAAAAGATATCTCCTCTGTTAGTCCATCGGCTTTAATAATAAATATGTTTTTCCCAAGATCGGTTTCAAGAGATGTCTCTTTGCCGGAAAACCTTTTAAAAACACGGTCTATGGTCACAGCGGGCAGCTCAACCGCCATCATTCCACAGTTAAACATGTTCTGCCTGAAAATCCTTGCAAAGCTTTCCGCAATAACAAGGTTGATGTTGTTTGTTTCAAGCGCCCAGGGCGCGTGCTCTCTGGAAGATCCGCATCCAAAATTTGCCCTTGTTATAATGATATTTTTCCCTTTTATATCCTGGTTTGGAAAAAATCCATCAAGCTCTAAATCCTCTAAAAGATAAGGTTTGAGAGCGTGTTTTGAAATTTCAGTAAGATGTTTTGCTGGAATTATTTCATCGGTATTTATATCCGATCTGTCAAGGAATAGTGCCTTGCCGCTAAAATTTTTCATTATTTACTCCTTAAATATTTCCAAAGCCGTTATTTATAAAGGCTTGAATTAGTAATATACCCTGCTATAGCTGTCGCAGCGGCTGTTGCCGGACTCATGAGATGAACCATGCCGCCCTTGCCCATGCGGCCGTTGAAATTCCGGTTTGTTGTTGAAGCGCATACTTCCCCTTCGGCAAGCACTCCGTTGCTCATTCCAAGGCATGCGCCACATGTTGGATTAGTGACGCAAAATCCGGCATCCATGAATATTTTCAATATTCCTTCCTCCATTGCCTGGCTGAAAACCTTTGGAGTGGCCGGCGACAAAATACCGCGGACAGAATCGCTGATTTTCTCACCTTTTAATACCTGTGCAGCGACTCGAAGATCCTCTATCCTTCCATTTGTGCATGATCCAATATAAACCTGATCAACCTTAATCCCTTCCATCTCTTTTACCGGTTTTACCTGGTCTGGTTTATGTCCGAATGTAACCAGAGGTTCCAGTCTGCTTATATCATGCCCAATAACATCTTCGTATACTGCATCCAAATCAGGAGAAAATTTGTTAAATTCCTCAAAAGCCTCCTTTTTTGTAGCATATTCACCCTTAATAAACTCCCAGAGATATTCCACCGTCGTCATATCAGGGCCGCATATACCACAGGTTGCGCCGGCTTCAACCGCCATATTACAGCAGGTCATCCTGGCTTCCATGCTCATCCTGTCTATAACCGGACCGGCAAATTCAATTACTCTATTGGTTGCGCCGTTTACCCCAAGCCGGCCTATAATAGAAAGAATTACATCCTTTGAGTAAACCCCTTCAGGCATCTTGCCTGTTATATTTAATTTTATGGTTGCAGGATAATGAAACGCGCACACACCCTTAAGGATACCCACCTCAAGATCTGTTGTGCCGACACCTGCCGCAAACGCTCCAAATGCACCATGGGTGCAGGTATGTGAATCACCCATAATCACCGTATAACCTGGTCGCACAAACCCTTTTTCCGGAAATATTGCGTGACAGACCCCGTTTCTGCCGATGTCAAAAAAATCATAAATATTATGCCGCAATGCCCACTCTCTTAAAATTTTGCCCTGCATGGCGGTTTTTGAATCCTTTGCCGGAGTCACGTGGTCGATCACGGCCTTGATTTTAGCGGAATCAAAAACCCTGTCCTTGCCCTTGGCAATTAAATCAATTATCGCTCCAGGGGTTGTTATTTCATGGCAGAATACAGCATCCAGCCTTATTACATGAATGTTTTCCGACGGGTTATCAACCAAATGAGAATCAAAAATTTTTTCAGCAATAGTCTTTCCCATAAACCCTCCAACATATTAAAAGACGAACGTCCAACATCGAACATTGAACGTCGAATAATGATGTCGCTCCGCTCTTCAATCCCTAAATCTTTGCCACAGAAACACACGGACAAAACAACATAATCTTTTTTTCGCGAAGCGATAACTATTTTTGCCCGGCGATGTCCGCCGGACAAATGTCTGTGTCAGTCTGTGTGTGTCAGTGGCTAATTTCAGATTTCCGGCCTCTGTTTCTTGTGTTTTCCATTCGATGTTGGACGTTCGATGTTCGATGTTCATTTTTTTCAATCTCTTAATCCCCACCTGTCTTCAAAACCGCCAGAAATGCGGACTGAGGAATCATTACCTTGCCTACCATCTTCATCCTTTTTTTCCCTTTTTTCTGCTTTTCAAGGAGCTTACGCTTTCTGGTGATATCTCCGCCATAACATTTTGCCGTAACATCCTTTCTAAAAGCGGAAACGGTCTTGCGAGCTATTATTTTTCCACCAATCGCCCCCTGAATGGCAATCTTAAACATCTGCTTGGGGATTTCATCGCGCAGCTTTTCACAGATATGTCTTGCCTGTTCAGCAGCCCTGTCCCTGTGGACAAGCTGAGAAAGAGCATCTACACGCTCTCCGTTTATCAGGATATCCACCTTTACAAGATCCGTATCCCTGTAGTCAATTAAATCATAATCAAAGGATCCATAACCCTGCGTAACAGACTTGAGCCTGTCGTAAAAATCATAGATCACTTCTGCAAGCGGAAGTTCAAATATCATCTCCAGACGATTACTTGTAAGATATTGATAGGTGGTATTAATTCCTCGCCTGTCAAGGCACAGTTTCATTACCGATCCCATATAACGTTCAGGGATTATTATTGATGCGCGAATAAAAGGCTCATGAGTCCGCTGAATACCGGCAGGATCAGGATATAAAGCAGGATTGTCGATTATTAGCGTTGAGCTGTCCTGCATGGTAAGTTTGTATCGCACGGACGGCGCCGTTAGTATCAGAGAAAGATCATATTCACGCTCAAGCCGTTCCTGTACCACCTCAAGATGAAGAAGCCCCAGAAAACCGCAGCGAAAACCAAAACCCAGGGCAGCGGAACTATCCTTTTCATAAACAAGGGCAGAATCATTTAGTTTGAGCTTCTCTAAGCCGGCGCTCAATTCACCATATTCATCAGAAGACACTGGGTAGATGGAAGAAAAAACAACCGGTTTTGCCTCCTTGAATCCCGGCATGGGTGTTTTGCAGGGCCGAGCCCTTAATGTAATTGTATCACCGCATTTCGTATCGCTTACGGTCTTTATTCCCGCAATAAAATATCCAACCCGGCCCGCGGAAAGCTCCCTGCAGGGGACCCGTTTTAACTGAAATATTCCAACCTCCTCAACCCTGTAAGAAGCATTGTTGGACATAAAGGAAATAATATCACCTAAACTTATTTTTCCCTCAAACACACGAATATGGACTATGGTTCCACGGAAAGGATCATAGTGGGAATCAAAAATCAAAGCCTTAAGCGGCGCTTCTAAATCTCCGGACGGCGGCGGCAGTCTTGTTACAACCCCCTCAAGAACATCTTCAATCCCAATACCCTCTTTTGCTGAAGTAAGAATTGCGGTTGAAGGATCGAGCCCAAGGTCCTTGTCTATCTGCTTTTTAACCTTATCAATATCAGCAGACGGCAGATCTATCTTGTTTATCACGGGAATAATATCAAGATTGTGCTCCATGGCAAGATAAAGGTTGGCCAGCGTCTGGGCTTCAACGCCCTGGCTGGCATCTATCAAAAGAAGAACCCCTTCGCATGAAGCAAGAGCTCGTGAAACCTCATAAGTAAAATCCACATGGCCGGGTGTATCTATAAGATTCAAAATATATGTATTCCCGTCTTTTGCGGTATATGGAAGGCAAACAGTCTGGCTCTTTATTGTAATGCCCCGCTCCCGCTCTATGTCCATGGTATCAAGTATCTGATCCTTAAAATCCCGATCATTCACAATATCGGTAAATTGTATAAGGCGATCCGACAGAGTCGATTTGCCATGATCAATATGAGCTATGATGCTGAAGTTTCTTATATTTTTCATTTTATATATCCGAAAGACAAGGAAGCTGTTTATCCTTTTCTGAAACAATAGGGTCCTTAACCGGCCAGTCAATGCCTATATCCGGATCCGACCAGATGATTCCGCCCTCATCATGCTGAAAGTAAAAATCTGAACATTTATATAAAAAATGGGCTGCTTCACTGATCACGCAAAAGCCGTGGGCAAACCCTTCAGGTATAAACAGCTGGCGTTTGTTTTTTTCCGACAGATAAACGCCTGTCCATTTGCCGAATGTTGAGGAGCCCGGCCTGATATCAACAGCCACGTCAAATATTTCCCCTGTGACAACCTGTACAAGTTTTGCCTGTGGCCGCTTTATCTGAAAGTGCAGCCCCCTGAGTGTGCCTTTCACCGAACAGGAAAGATTGTCCTGAACAAAAACACGATTTATACTTTTCTTGTATCTGTCCTGGTTATATGTCTCCATGAAAAAACCGCGGTTATCTCTAAATACCTTTGGTTCAATGATAATTACCCCTTCAAGGGCTGTTGTAATAATATTCATAGCTAAAAAGTATTAAGTGTTGAGTGTTAGGAGGCGCAATCGAGACTGTTTAGCACCTCTGCCCCATTTTCCCTTACAACCACCATATTTTCGAGCCTGACGCCTCCCCATCCGGGTATATATATTCCAGGTTCGATTGTAAAAACCATGCCCTTATCAAGCATTGTGTCTTTAACAGGATTGAGCCCCGGATATTCATGGATGGCCAGCCCTGTTCCATGGCCCAGGCCGTGGTTGAATTTATCTTTAAAACCCATTTTTTCAATGTAGTTTCGAGCGATTTTGTCAACAGCCTTTGAACTAATGCCCGGTCTTATGGCATCAATAGCCATGCGCTGCGCATTTAACACTGTTTCATAAACCTTTGTGAAGGTTTTATCCGGCTTGCCTGTTACGACTGTTCTCGAGATGTCGG encodes the following:
- a CDS encoding NUDIX domain-containing protein, producing MQKKIFCHFCGNRLVEKRVNDNKRLFCEQCNQPIYENPIPASCIVVIDKNERVLLVKRKVEPSKGVWCLPGGFMELGETPELAALRELKEETGLSGQIEMLLGITSNNSPQYDTVFMVGYLVKIYSGILKAGDDASEAAYFHPDDLPEIAFKSHKKFIRIYYAAYS
- the pgi gene encoding glucose-6-phosphate isomerase, encoding MNTLKLHDVLAWQKLLRHAKIMDTPEKHLRNLVKDKNRLENFSLHGADIFYDFSRQRVDEKCMDLLFELAETRKLKHHFNRMASGEKVNITENRAALHTASRSFSGEPVFVDNIDVMPEIREVRDDIKEFVSKVHEKKITGSTGKPFKHVVVIGIGGSYLGGEFVSNALYAYADKGIEIHYLSNVDIHNFGRVASCIDPETTIWIVISKSYTTAETIANANLAISFIKDRGLDPAKHLVTVTGKGSPGDSGSGSVLHSFRMFDFIGGRYSVTSAVGGVPLSLILGYDRFERFLKGAEEMDNHAKSAPLHENLPIVAAMIGIWNNNFLGYQNQAIIPYASPLHRLAPHIQQLYMESNGKSVTEDGDILDEPTGVVLFGEPGTNAQHSFFQLAHQGRAFPIDFIGAIRPQYEQYHCKSKGVTNHQELWANFIAQPMALAAGKKDKDGAKYFSGNRPSSTILLNDLSPENMGRLLAFYEAKTVFEAFVWGINPFDQFGVELGKTMASGIRNEIAKKNEKSTHSFEGMDPIAKFYLDALFSGKLKPE
- the glnE gene encoding bifunctional [glutamate--ammonia ligase]-adenylyl-L-tyrosine phosphorylase/[glutamate--ammonia-ligase] adenylyltransferase, with the protein product MKPADSLPKSLENDFNIKWKSLCVSARFAKNISRDNPEIFAALKQVFAFSDFVARSCIHTPELLKNLIESNDLQRGYKANEYNDKLKTAIQSPASSLQHIFRRFRIYEMVRIAWRDLAGWADLKETMADLSALADACITHALSHLYDQQCLKHGIPTGPDGSEQHLVVIGMGKLGACELNFSSDIDLIFAYPEPGKTKGKTVSISNEEFFVGLCRHFFNVISATTSEGFVFRVDTRLRPYGGSGPLVMSFDNMEAYYQRQGREWERYAWIKARIVADEKGAGKNLLEMLQPFVYRRYLDFGVFESLREMKNKISLEVKNKGMKSNIKLGPGGIREIEFFGQIFQLIRGGVTPVLRERRIHNVLTALFQNNYIEQATCDELIKAYNFLRNAEHRLQEFSDRQTHQLPLDSIGRERLAVSMGFVDWESFSLRLNRHMERVHYHFNALLAEKEPDGRIECNKQEAKIEIELKGIWQNLIDNEKSINLLSDAGFDKPEKVLLLLDHLRNDSHTRALSIEGRKRLDRLIPLVLQEIGKSRLPYSILNRIIDLIKTIERRTCYIALLLENPTALTHLIKLANAGPWIISFLSNHPVLLDELLDQRTLYVPPERNELEKEVQKKLEPIPHDDLESQIQELCIFKQVNILRVAAADVTGAMKLMRTSDHLTEIAETIVNKVIELAWNYLIEKHGAPTCVTGGHAIDKGFAVIAYGKLGGIELGYGSDLDLVFLHAGTKGQTKGGMRPIDNSQFFARLGQRIVHILTTHTAAGMLYKIDMRLRPSGSAGPLVGHIESFRDYQIKNAWTWEHQALVRARPISGNIELLKYFQKIRKEALARPRNKSLLQEEVCAMRERMRRELLSPEPEMFDLIQDKGGIVDIEFLVQYLVLLKSHEYAELLKWTDNVRILETLTQTGIIDKDIAILLKEAFLTYRSAVHKLRLQEKPARIPENEFYGLRQKVKKIWKLFLEE
- a CDS encoding 3-isopropylmalate dehydratase small subunit is translated as MKNFSGKALFLDRSDINTDEIIPAKHLTEISKHALKPYLLEDLELDGFFPNQDIKGKNIIITRANFGCGSSREHAPWALETNNINLVIAESFARIFRQNMFNCGMMAVELPAVTIDRVFKRFSGKETSLETDLGKNIFIIKADGLTEEISFNVSDFDRSLVDAGGWVEYADSRY
- a CDS encoding 3-isopropylmalate dehydratase large subunit, yielding MGKTIAEKIFDSHLVDNPSENIHVIRLDAVFCHEITTPGAIIDLIAKGKDRVFDSAKIKAVIDHVTPAKDSKTAMQGKILREWALRHNIYDFFDIGRNGVCHAIFPEKGFVRPGYTVIMGDSHTCTHGAFGAFAAGVGTTDLEVGILKGVCAFHYPATIKLNITGKMPEGVYSKDVILSIIGRLGVNGATNRVIEFAGPVIDRMSMEARMTCCNMAVEAGATCGICGPDMTTVEYLWEFIKGEYATKKEAFEEFNKFSPDLDAVYEDVIGHDISRLEPLVTFGHKPDQVKPVKEMEGIKVDQVYIGSCTNGRIEDLRVAAQVLKGEKISDSVRGILSPATPKVFSQAMEEGILKIFMDAGFCVTNPTCGACLGMSNGVLAEGEVCASTTNRNFNGRMGKGGMVHLMSPATAAATAIAGYITNSSLYK
- the lepA gene encoding translation elongation factor 4; its protein translation is MKNIRNFSIIAHIDHGKSTLSDRLIQFTDIVNDRDFKDQILDTMDIERERGITIKSQTVCLPYTAKDGNTYILNLIDTPGHVDFTYEVSRALASCEGVLLLIDASQGVEAQTLANLYLAMEHNLDIIPVINKIDLPSADIDKVKKQIDKDLGLDPSTAILTSAKEGIGIEDVLEGVVTRLPPPSGDLEAPLKALIFDSHYDPFRGTIVHIRVFEGKISLGDIISFMSNNASYRVEEVGIFQLKRVPCRELSAGRVGYFIAGIKTVSDTKCGDTITLRARPCKTPMPGFKEAKPVVFSSIYPVSSDEYGELSAGLEKLKLNDSALVYEKDSSAALGFGFRCGFLGLLHLEVVQERLEREYDLSLILTAPSVRYKLTMQDSSTLIIDNPALYPDPAGIQRTHEPFIRASIIIPERYMGSVMKLCLDRRGINTTYQYLTSNRLEMIFELPLAEVIYDFYDRLKSVTQGYGSFDYDLIDYRDTDLVKVDILINGERVDALSQLVHRDRAAEQARHICEKLRDEIPKQMFKIAIQGAIGGKIIARKTVSAFRKDVTAKCYGGDITRKRKLLEKQKKGKKRMKMVGKVMIPQSAFLAVLKTGGD
- the rfbC gene encoding dTDP-4-dehydrorhamnose 3,5-epimerase, with product MNIITTALEGVIIIEPKVFRDNRGFFMETYNQDRYKKSINRVFVQDNLSCSVKGTLRGLHFQIKRPQAKLVQVVTGEIFDVAVDIRPGSSTFGKWTGVYLSEKNKRQLFIPEGFAHGFCVISEAAHFLYKCSDFYFQHDEGGIIWSDPDIGIDWPVKDPIVSEKDKQLPCLSDI